A genomic segment from Candidatus Desulfarcum epimagneticum encodes:
- a CDS encoding conserved hypothetical protein (Evidence 4 : Unknown function but conserved in other organisms), whose product MKESIIKLMVDDGEAEAIALAYEKGRRIILDNRHARKVAKRLGVRMIGTVGILVKAKRHKRIVAVKPFIEKLKTQNFHISKELKQEALRLAGEQVMCG is encoded by the coding sequence ATGAAGGAGTCCATTATTAAGCTTATGGTTGATGATGGGGAGGCCGAGGCGATTGCCCTCGCGTATGAAAAAGGCCGGCGGATCATCTTGGATAATCGTCACGCCAGAAAAGTCGCGAAGCGTTTGGGAGTGAGGATGATCGGGACGGTTGGAATTTTGGTTAAGGCAAAACGGCACAAGCGCATCGTGGCTGTCAAACCCTTCATTGAGAAATTGAAAACGCAGAATTTCCACATCAGCAAGGAGCTTAAACAAGAGGCTCTCAGACTTGCCGGCGAACAGGTCATGTGTGGATAA
- a CDS encoding conserved hypothetical protein (Evidence 4 : Unknown function but conserved in other organisms): protein MNAVAVNMNLPLSISEEDVRTLLAIKLFEVGKVSLGQAAKIANFSKRAFVDVLGRYQIPVCNYDAEELRREIEE from the coding sequence ATGAACGCGGTGGCCGTAAATATGAATCTGCCGCTCAGTATTTCTGAGGAAGATGTGCGAACGCTGCTCGCCATAAAACTGTTTGAGGTTGGCAAGGTGTCCTTGGGGCAAGCGGCGAAGATCGCAAATTTCTCCAAACGGGCATTTGTTGATGTCTTAGGGCGATATCAGATTCCAGTGTGCAATTACGACGCCGAAGAGTTGCGGCGGGAGATTGAGGAATGA